One part of the Arachidicoccus terrestris genome encodes these proteins:
- a CDS encoding peptidylprolyl isomerase: MIKKLMPVCIFAMLLSLIFFSCGKKYAHPHVLIETKMGDIEVEIYPDRAPETCKAFLSYVKEGLYKDASFYRVLNADNQASDAPKAELIQGGIWQTKPDKLRTLKGIVHESTKRTGILHKTGTVSLAREAAGTANSEFFIVIGDQPGYDSGGANNPDHLGYAAFGRVVRGMDIVMLLYNKPARDQSFDPPIPIYDIKKL; this comes from the coding sequence ATGATTAAAAAATTAATGCCCGTTTGCATCTTTGCAATGCTCTTGTCCCTCATATTTTTTAGTTGCGGAAAAAAGTATGCCCATCCACATGTGCTGATAGAAACAAAAATGGGTGATATTGAGGTAGAGATTTATCCTGACCGGGCACCCGAAACGTGTAAGGCTTTCCTCTCCTATGTTAAGGAAGGTTTATATAAAGATGCCAGCTTTTATCGGGTACTGAATGCAGACAATCAGGCATCTGATGCTCCAAAAGCAGAACTGATTCAAGGGGGTATCTGGCAAACCAAACCCGATAAACTTCGAACCTTAAAGGGTATCGTTCATGAATCCACCAAAAGAACGGGTATTCTTCATAAAACCGGTACCGTATCGCTGGCCAGAGAAGCTGCAGGCACCGCCAATTCCGAGTTTTTTATTGTCATTGGCGACCAGCCGGGATATGACTCGGGTGGTGCTAATAATCCGGACCACCTGGGATATGCGGCGTTTGGCAGAGTCGTTCGCGGCATGGATATCGTGATGTTGCTGTATAATAAACCAGCAAGAGATCAATCCTTTGATCCGCCGATTCCGATCTACGATATTAAAAAGTTATAA
- the glgB gene encoding 1,4-alpha-glucan branching protein GlgB, which produces MPAPSKTKYEQRYFVDSSKSVWNYSLFTDEDITQFQQGIHCGMHRLLGNHQIEIMGTRGSYFAVWAPNAASVRIVGDFNGWDSDTHPLIVRQDSSGIWEGFIPDLGMGELYKYRIITPESEVLDKGDPYAGFWEKRPLTATITYQPEYPWTDGDWMRKRKKVNQLNAPFSVYEVHLGSWMRPDPDNEESYNSYLNMIDLLVPYIKEMGFTHVELLPVMEFPYDGSWGYQGIGYFAPTSRFGTPEDFMKLIDAFHNEQIGVILDWVPSHFPRDAHGLYRFDGSHVYEYADSRKGYHPDWNSYIFNYSRGEVRSFLLSSAHYWCGVFHADGLRVDAVSSILRLDYSREEGQWEPNEFGGNGNTEAIAFVKLLNETLYRDFPSIQVIAEESTDWPGISRPTYQGGMGFGMKWMMGWMHDTIKYFHREPVHRPYHQNDFTFSMAYYYDENFMLPLSHDEVVHGKSPMIYKMPGDDWQKFANLRLLYTYMFCHPGAKLLFMGNEFAATEEWNYKRELPWSLLMWPSHQGMKKCITDLNLLYRREGALFEKQFDPSGFEWTDLHHEDQAVIVFKRKGLKSKDDLVIILNMRPEVHWNWELELFGKNKWSEIFNSNKQDYWGTGDVYNTEIPMEELDKKTKHYRLKVHLPALAAIVLK; this is translated from the coding sequence ATGCCCGCGCCTTCTAAAACAAAATATGAACAACGTTATTTTGTGGACAGCAGTAAATCCGTATGGAACTATTCATTATTTACAGATGAGGATATTACTCAATTCCAGCAAGGAATCCATTGCGGCATGCACAGGTTACTGGGTAATCATCAGATCGAGATAATGGGTACCCGTGGCAGCTATTTCGCTGTTTGGGCTCCGAACGCTGCCAGTGTCCGCATTGTTGGTGATTTTAATGGATGGGATTCAGATACTCACCCGCTGATCGTCCGTCAGGACAGTTCCGGCATCTGGGAAGGCTTTATTCCAGACCTGGGGATGGGTGAGCTCTATAAATACAGGATTATAACACCGGAATCAGAAGTACTGGACAAAGGTGACCCTTATGCCGGTTTCTGGGAAAAAAGGCCACTCACGGCGACGATAACATATCAGCCTGAGTATCCCTGGACAGACGGTGATTGGATGCGTAAAAGGAAGAAGGTCAATCAGCTGAATGCGCCTTTTTCGGTCTACGAAGTCCACTTAGGCAGTTGGATGCGTCCCGATCCAGATAATGAAGAAAGCTATAACAGTTATCTGAATATGATCGATCTGTTGGTTCCCTACATAAAAGAAATGGGATTCACGCATGTTGAGCTGCTCCCCGTTATGGAATTCCCTTATGACGGGAGCTGGGGCTACCAAGGCATAGGCTATTTTGCCCCTACGAGCCGTTTTGGAACACCTGAGGACTTTATGAAGCTCATTGACGCCTTCCATAACGAGCAAATCGGGGTCATTTTAGATTGGGTTCCGTCCCATTTTCCAAGAGATGCCCATGGCCTCTACCGCTTTGACGGTTCCCATGTATACGAATATGCCGACTCCAGAAAAGGCTATCATCCGGACTGGAACTCCTATATATTTAACTATTCACGAGGAGAAGTGCGTAGTTTCCTGCTTTCCAGTGCACATTATTGGTGTGGCGTATTTCATGCAGATGGTCTAAGGGTAGATGCCGTTAGTTCCATACTCCGCCTGGACTATAGCAGAGAGGAAGGTCAGTGGGAGCCTAATGAATTCGGAGGTAATGGCAACACAGAAGCGATTGCTTTCGTCAAGTTACTTAATGAGACCCTATATCGGGATTTTCCCAGTATTCAGGTCATCGCTGAGGAGTCCACCGACTGGCCCGGGATCAGCCGGCCCACTTATCAAGGCGGCATGGGCTTTGGTATGAAATGGATGATGGGTTGGATGCATGATACTATCAAGTATTTTCACCGGGAACCTGTACACCGCCCTTACCATCAAAATGATTTCACCTTCAGTATGGCTTATTATTATGATGAGAACTTTATGTTGCCGTTAAGCCATGACGAGGTTGTTCATGGCAAGAGTCCTATGATCTATAAAATGCCGGGGGATGATTGGCAAAAGTTCGCCAATTTGCGGTTACTTTATACTTATATGTTCTGCCATCCAGGTGCCAAACTTCTTTTTATGGGCAATGAATTCGCCGCAACCGAGGAATGGAATTACAAAAGAGAGCTCCCGTGGTCATTGTTAATGTGGCCCAGTCATCAGGGCATGAAAAAATGCATTACGGACCTAAACCTGCTTTACCGCAGAGAGGGGGCTTTGTTTGAAAAGCAGTTCGACCCTTCAGGCTTCGAATGGACAGATCTGCACCATGAAGACCAAGCGGTTATTGTGTTTAAAAGAAAAGGCCTTAAATCAAAAGATGATCTGGTCATCATCTTAAATATGCGTCCTGAAGTCCACTGGAACTGGGAACTGGAATTATTTGGTAAAAATAAGTGGTCAGAGATTTTCAACTCTAATAAACAAGACTACTGGGGAACCGGTGACGTTTATAACACTGAAATTCCAATGGAAGAACTAGATAAAAAAACAAAGCATTACCGGCTTAAAGTACATTTACCGGCACTGGCAGCAATTGTATTAAAATAA
- the hisIE gene encoding bifunctional phosphoribosyl-AMP cyclohydrolase/phosphoribosyl-ATP diphosphatase HisIE: MEINYAKYPDGLVPAIVQDSKTGKVLMLGFMNEEAVAQTKALGKVTFFSRSKNRLWTKGEESENFLILKDIKVDCDQDTLLVKAEPLGPVCHTGTDTCWGEKNECGSFLVQLENIIQQRKNSGDERSYVASLFKKGINKIAQKVGEEAVEVVIEAKDSDEYLFLNESADLLFHYLILLNAKGYRLEDVMKVLRSRHETKKADQK; this comes from the coding sequence ATGGAAATCAATTATGCTAAATATCCGGACGGCCTGGTACCGGCTATTGTACAGGATAGCAAGACTGGAAAGGTATTGATGTTGGGCTTTATGAATGAAGAGGCGGTCGCCCAGACCAAAGCACTGGGCAAAGTGACCTTTTTCAGCAGGTCAAAGAACCGGCTGTGGACAAAAGGAGAAGAGAGCGAAAATTTTCTGATCCTAAAAGATATAAAAGTAGACTGCGACCAGGACACTTTATTGGTTAAAGCGGAGCCGTTAGGCCCAGTATGTCATACAGGTACAGATACCTGTTGGGGCGAAAAAAATGAATGTGGTAGTTTTTTGGTTCAGTTGGAAAATATAATTCAGCAACGCAAAAACTCAGGTGACGAAAGATCCTATGTTGCCAGTTTATTTAAAAAAGGTATCAATAAAATTGCTCAGAAAGTCGGCGAGGAAGCGGTAGAAGTGGTGATCGAAGCTAAGGATAGTGATGAGTATCTTTTTTTAAACGAAAGTGCAGATCTCCTTTTTCACTACCTGATCCTACTCAATGCGAAAGGGTACAGACTGGAGGATGTCATGAAAGTGCTGCGCAGCCGCCATGAGACAAAAAAGGCTGATCAGAAATAG
- a CDS encoding GH92 family glycosyl hydrolase, producing MKQFFLSVLIMGLFGLQLHAQIVTQVDNPVDYVNPLMGTDSKFELSNGNTYPAIGLPWGMNMWTPQTGKMGSGWQYTYGADKINGFKQTHQPSPWMNDYGQFSIMPTTGGIKVNQEARASWFSHKAEIVKPYYYQVFLADANVTTELAPTERSAQFQITYPKGDSSALVIDAFDRGSYIKVMPEQNKIVGYTSRYSRGKLKNFKNYFVIYLDKPISFAQIYDDTVLTSGNELQANHVLAVVGFKTKEGEKVHAKVASSFISADQAELNLKREQGQKSFDQIVRDGRKVWNDQLGRIKAEGGTVDQTRTFYSCLYRMMFFPNKLYEINAQNQPVHWSPYTGEVKSGYMFGGTGFWDTFRALYPFLSLVFPDINKEMQQGLINDFKEGGWLPEWSSPGYSNIMLGQNSASVVAGAYLKGIRGYDIQTLYKAIIHGAHSKGPEASGRLGFEDYDKYGYIPSDSKTGNSVARTLEYAYDDYAIYALGKALGRPKVETDLYRKRAMNYKHVFDPSTNFMRGKNKDGSFVSDFDPYSWSRDFIEGNSWHYTWSVFQDVQGLIDLMGGKEFFIQKLDSVFSAPPLFASEGRKARGMIHEMREMQVMHMGQYAHGNQPIQHMIYLYNYAGAPWKAQYWVREAMNRLYQPTPDGYCGDEDNGQTSAWYVFSAMGFYPVCPASTQYVLGTPLFKKMTVQLENGKSFVVSASDNNADNRYIESMTVNGKPYTKNYISHKDLQQGAVINVKMGTHPNKERGIKDTDRPFSLSIE from the coding sequence ATGAAGCAATTCTTTTTAAGTGTATTAATCATGGGTTTATTCGGTCTGCAGTTACATGCGCAGATCGTTACGCAAGTAGATAATCCGGTCGACTATGTTAATCCATTGATGGGAACAGATTCAAAGTTTGAGCTCTCCAACGGGAATACCTATCCGGCCATCGGGCTTCCCTGGGGAATGAATATGTGGACTCCACAGACTGGAAAAATGGGCAGTGGCTGGCAATATACCTATGGTGCGGATAAAATCAACGGATTTAAGCAAACCCATCAGCCATCTCCCTGGATGAATGATTACGGCCAATTTTCGATCATGCCCACCACTGGTGGTATAAAAGTAAATCAAGAGGCAAGGGCAAGCTGGTTTTCACATAAGGCAGAAATTGTCAAACCTTATTACTATCAGGTTTTTTTAGCGGATGCGAATGTGACTACCGAACTGGCGCCTACAGAGCGCTCAGCGCAGTTTCAGATTACTTATCCCAAAGGTGATAGTTCAGCCTTGGTGATTGACGCGTTTGACAGAGGTTCCTACATAAAAGTAATGCCTGAACAAAATAAAATTGTAGGATACACTTCCAGATATTCTCGTGGTAAACTTAAAAATTTTAAAAATTATTTTGTTATCTATCTGGATAAGCCCATTAGCTTCGCTCAGATATATGACGATACGGTATTGACCAGCGGAAATGAATTGCAGGCCAATCATGTGTTGGCTGTTGTTGGTTTTAAGACAAAAGAAGGTGAAAAAGTACATGCAAAAGTGGCTTCTTCTTTTATCAGCGCGGATCAGGCAGAACTGAATTTAAAAAGAGAACAGGGCCAGAAAAGCTTTGATCAGATAGTGAGAGATGGCAGAAAGGTCTGGAATGATCAGTTAGGTCGGATTAAAGCTGAAGGGGGAACTGTGGACCAAACCCGTACGTTTTACTCTTGTCTGTATCGCATGATGTTCTTTCCCAATAAACTCTATGAAATCAACGCACAGAATCAGCCCGTCCACTGGAGTCCATATACTGGAGAAGTTAAATCGGGATATATGTTTGGAGGTACTGGCTTCTGGGACACATTTAGGGCGTTGTATCCATTCCTGAGCCTTGTATTCCCGGATATTAATAAGGAAATGCAGCAAGGCCTTATCAATGATTTTAAAGAAGGAGGCTGGTTGCCCGAATGGTCCAGCCCCGGGTATTCTAATATCATGCTGGGACAGAATTCTGCTTCAGTTGTCGCTGGTGCTTATCTGAAAGGGATCCGTGGCTATGATATCCAGACCTTATATAAAGCGATTATTCACGGTGCACATAGCAAGGGGCCGGAGGCTTCTGGCCGTTTGGGCTTTGAAGATTATGACAAATATGGTTATATACCCAGCGATAGCAAGACAGGTAATAGTGTCGCACGTACGCTGGAATATGCTTATGATGATTATGCCATTTACGCATTGGGCAAGGCATTAGGAAGACCTAAAGTAGAGACAGATTTGTATAGAAAAAGAGCCATGAACTATAAGCATGTCTTTGATCCATCCACGAATTTTATGCGCGGTAAAAATAAAGACGGTTCTTTTGTTTCAGATTTTGATCCTTATAGCTGGAGCCGCGATTTTATTGAAGGTAATAGCTGGCATTATACCTGGTCTGTATTCCAGGACGTACAGGGGCTGATTGATCTGATGGGCGGTAAAGAATTCTTTATTCAGAAGTTGGATTCGGTTTTTTCCGCACCACCACTCTTTGCTTCTGAAGGTAGGAAAGCCCGTGGTATGATCCATGAAATGCGGGAGATGCAGGTGATGCACATGGGGCAATACGCTCATGGTAACCAGCCGATTCAGCATATGATCTACTTATATAATTATGCAGGCGCTCCCTGGAAGGCACAGTATTGGGTAAGAGAAGCTATGAACAGATTATATCAACCTACGCCGGACGGTTATTGCGGTGATGAAGACAATGGACAGACCTCGGCCTGGTACGTGTTCTCGGCCATGGGATTCTATCCGGTATGCCCGGCTTCGACACAGTATGTTCTGGGTACGCCACTGTTCAAGAAAATGACTGTTCAACTGGAAAATGGGAAATCCTTTGTAGTTAGTGCATCTGATAACAATGCGGACAATCGGTACATTGAAAGTATGACGGTAAATGGCAAGCCTTATACCAAGAATTATATTTCACATAAGGATTTGCAACAAGGAGCTGTTATAAATGTGAAGATGGGCACTCATCCCAATAAGGAAAGGGGTATAAAAGATACGGACAGGCCATTCTCTCTTTCTATAGAGTAA
- a CDS encoding CPBP family glutamic-type intramembrane protease, with protein MAGLTDKYIYEGILALCCLIAILKTTAAQQIIGIDLKTRKFIFCIIAFLFGLIHISTFSPLYPNLFWAYPVFVLPQIIMGFGFGYVRIKYGFLYGFILHFMVNFMFLILSFVK; from the coding sequence CTGGCTGGCCTGACCGACAAATATATCTATGAGGGCATTTTAGCCCTATGCTGTCTTATCGCTATTTTAAAAACAACTGCGGCTCAGCAAATAATCGGAATTGATTTAAAAACCAGAAAATTTATATTCTGTATAATAGCTTTCCTATTTGGGCTGATACATATATCCACCTTCTCCCCACTTTATCCAAACCTGTTTTGGGCCTATCCTGTATTTGTACTACCGCAGATAATTATGGGATTTGGATTTGGCTATGTAAGGATCAAATACGGTTTTTTGTACGGATTCATCCTGCATTTTATGGTTAATTTTATGTTCCTTATACTTTCATTTGTAAAATAG
- the aspS gene encoding aspartate--tRNA ligase has product MYRSHTCGELTLSNVQQEVTLSGWVQTIRKFGSITFVDLRDRYGITQLLFGESLNEQLDSAPLGREFVLQVKGRVAERSNKNMQIPTGEIEILVESFSILNKSAVPPFTIQDDTDGGEDLRMKYRYLDLRRNAVKKNLQLRYQVGRSVRNYLHEQEFMDIETPFLIKSTPEGARDFIVPSRMNEGEFYALPQSPQTFKQLLMISGYDRYYQIVKCFRDEDLRADRQPEFTQIDCEMAFVEQEDVLQMFEGLIRRVFKDVIAKEYTEEIVRLSWEEAMWRYGNDKPDIRFDMELANLKFPAHTFREKSAITGIFEGVDFKVFNEAETVIAIAVPGAAGYTRKELDELTAWVKRPQIGMMGLVYVKCQEDGTYKSSVDKFYDRARLEKIALATRAKAGDLILILAGKEERTRKAISELRLEMGKRLGMRKPEEYKLLWVLDFPLFEYAPEENRWVARHHPFTSPKPGDIDRMIGNDPKISDPERYLEHPYANIKANAYDMVLNGNEIGGGSIRIFQKELQQKMFAALGMGEKEQQEKFGFLLGAFQYGAPPHGGLAFGFDRLCALLGGSESIRDFIAFPKNNSGRDVMIDAPSSVDQKQLDELRLKLVPSDI; this is encoded by the coding sequence ATGTATCGCTCACATACCTGCGGAGAATTAACACTATCTAATGTACAACAAGAAGTTACACTGTCTGGGTGGGTACAGACCATCCGGAAATTTGGTTCTATAACATTTGTGGATCTAAGAGACCGCTATGGAATTACTCAGCTGCTTTTTGGTGAATCCTTGAATGAGCAGCTGGATAGCGCTCCACTCGGCCGTGAATTTGTCCTTCAGGTAAAAGGGAGGGTGGCTGAGCGTTCCAATAAAAATATGCAGATACCCACAGGTGAGATAGAGATCCTTGTGGAAAGTTTTTCAATTCTTAATAAATCGGCGGTGCCCCCCTTTACCATCCAGGATGATACAGACGGTGGAGAGGACCTTCGTATGAAGTATCGCTATCTGGATTTAAGAAGAAATGCCGTTAAAAAAAATCTACAACTTCGTTATCAGGTAGGGCGTTCTGTCAGAAACTACCTGCATGAGCAGGAATTTATGGATATTGAAACGCCATTCTTGATTAAATCTACACCGGAAGGTGCAAGAGATTTTATTGTGCCTTCCCGTATGAATGAAGGAGAGTTCTATGCCTTACCTCAATCTCCACAGACTTTTAAACAGTTGCTGATGATTAGCGGTTATGATCGTTATTATCAGATCGTCAAGTGTTTTAGAGATGAAGATCTTAGAGCAGACCGGCAGCCGGAATTTACCCAGATTGACTGTGAAATGGCCTTTGTGGAACAAGAAGATGTACTTCAGATGTTTGAAGGCCTGATCCGGCGCGTATTTAAAGACGTCATTGCAAAAGAATATACAGAAGAAATTGTCCGCCTGAGCTGGGAAGAAGCTATGTGGCGCTATGGGAATGATAAGCCCGATATTCGTTTTGATATGGAACTGGCAAATCTGAAATTCCCTGCCCATACTTTTAGGGAGAAGTCTGCTATAACCGGTATTTTTGAAGGAGTGGATTTTAAAGTATTTAATGAAGCTGAGACGGTAATTGCCATCGCTGTGCCAGGCGCAGCCGGTTATACGCGTAAAGAACTTGATGAATTGACTGCTTGGGTAAAAAGGCCGCAGATCGGTATGATGGGGTTGGTCTATGTCAAATGTCAGGAAGATGGCACTTATAAAAGCAGCGTAGATAAGTTCTATGATAGAGCGCGACTGGAGAAGATCGCACTGGCGACTCGTGCGAAAGCCGGCGATTTGATCTTGATTCTCGCGGGCAAGGAAGAACGTACCCGTAAGGCAATCAGCGAGCTTCGCCTGGAAATGGGTAAGCGCCTGGGAATGCGTAAACCTGAAGAATATAAGCTACTCTGGGTATTGGATTTCCCGCTTTTTGAATATGCACCGGAAGAGAACAGGTGGGTGGCCAGGCATCATCCGTTTACGTCTCCAAAACCTGGTGACATTGATCGCATGATCGGAAATGATCCAAAGATCAGTGATCCGGAAAGGTATTTAGAACATCCTTATGCGAATATCAAGGCCAATGCTTATGATATGGTACTTAATGGTAACGAGATCGGAGGCGGATCCATTCGCATATTCCAAAAAGAATTGCAGCAGAAAATGTTTGCTGCCCTGGGCATGGGTGAAAAGGAGCAGCAGGAAAAATTTGGGTTCTTATTGGGCGCATTCCAGTACGGTGCTCCCCCACACGGCGGCTTGGCCTTCGGGTTTGACAGGCTCTGTGCATTACTGGGCGGAAGTGAAAGCATCCGCGATTTTATCGCCTTCCCTAAAAACAACAGTGGTCGCGATGTGATGATCGATGCACCCTCCAGTGTTGATCAAAAGCAGCTCGATGAATTAAGGTTAAAGCTTGTTCCTTCTGATATTTAG
- a CDS encoding TlpA family protein disulfide reductase — protein sequence MKYQSKQFQQPFIRRYLYFIVVVVILSTVISRSQAQNMNMMTELDQPAELAWYNQHFALLEDSVTHYQEAIKQPQVPAERKRNLEAYEKELGRYRTTMRQFVALHRAEDTAAKALLISCFREIEVNQDTLRSMASLLTGAGADNTYARYLEQELQGRANGEVGKIFIDFSMPDDHGRMISTQQYRGHYLLVNFWASWCGPCRAEMPSFLAVYHRFKDTLLTVIAVSVDTDKSSWLRAKKQDGTDWLNVFDDKAWNSPVVRNYAVHRIPQNILIGPAGHIVARNISAHGIEKLLHRVRVKTPAVAGAPVK from the coding sequence ATGAAGTATCAAAGTAAGCAGTTCCAGCAGCCGTTCATACGAAGATATCTCTATTTTATAGTAGTAGTAGTAATACTGTCGACTGTTATAAGTAGATCCCAGGCGCAGAATATGAATATGATGACGGAGCTTGATCAACCTGCTGAACTCGCCTGGTATAATCAGCATTTTGCCCTTCTGGAAGACAGTGTAACGCATTATCAGGAAGCCATTAAGCAACCTCAGGTACCGGCCGAACGTAAACGTAATCTGGAGGCGTATGAGAAGGAGTTAGGCAGATATAGGACAACCATGCGACAGTTTGTGGCCCTGCATCGTGCAGAAGATACGGCTGCAAAAGCGCTCCTGATCAGTTGTTTCAGAGAAATTGAGGTCAACCAGGATACCTTAAGATCGATGGCTTCCCTGTTGACCGGTGCAGGGGCTGATAATACCTATGCACGGTATTTGGAGCAGGAGCTGCAGGGGAGGGCTAACGGTGAAGTCGGGAAGATTTTTATTGATTTTTCAATGCCGGATGACCATGGCAGAATGATCTCCACACAGCAGTATCGTGGTCACTACCTTTTGGTTAACTTCTGGGCAAGTTGGTGCGGCCCCTGCCGTGCAGAAATGCCTTCTTTTTTAGCTGTCTATCATCGGTTTAAGGATACTCTTTTAACAGTCATCGCTGTTAGTGTAGATACGGATAAATCCTCCTGGCTGCGGGCTAAAAAGCAAGACGGAACGGATTGGCTGAATGTCTTTGATGACAAGGCCTGGAATAGCCCGGTCGTACGCAATTATGCAGTTCACCGGATACCTCAGAATATTCTTATCGGGCCGGCCGGTCATATTGTCGCAAGGAATATCTCTGCACATGGGATCGAAAAGCTGCTGCATAGGGTACGGGTGAAGACACCTGCAGTAGCTGGTGCGCCTGTAAAATGA